From a single Arvicanthis niloticus isolate mArvNil1 chromosome 19, mArvNil1.pat.X, whole genome shotgun sequence genomic region:
- the LOC117723800 gene encoding guanine nucleotide-binding protein-like 1, with amino-acid sequence MPRKKPFSVKQKKKQLQDKRERKRGLQDGLCSSSKSSSGVRERQEERTRKADGESVTHHIRRLNQQPSQGLGPRGYDPNRYRLHFERDSPEEVERRKRAAREQVLQPVNAEVLELDIREVYQPGSVLDFPRRPPWSYDMSKEQLMSQEERSFQEYLRKIHGAYTSEKLSYFEHNLETWRQLWRVLEMSDIVLLITDIRHPVVNFPPALYEYVTGELGLALVLVLNKVDLAPPALVVAWKHYFHQHYPQLHIVLFTSFPRDTRTPQEPGSVLKKKRRPGRGWTRALGPEQLLKACEAITMGKVDLSSWREKIARDLAGESWGNVSGEKEEEEDQPTVLVEQQTDSAMEPTGPSRERYKDGVVTIGCVGFPNVGKSSLINGLVGRKVAAAGSGWNLPYCPDPGALHFCGLPGFQNPCAGPAAPAPPRGRGPFS; translated from the exons ATGCCTAGGAAGAAGCCCTTCAGTgtgaagcagaagaagaagcagctgcaggaCAAGCGGGAGCGGAAGCGAGGGCTCCAAGATGGGCTTTGCTCCAGTTCCAAGAGCAGCAGCGGGGTCCGGGAGCGGCAGGAGGAGCGGACCCGCAAGGCTGATGGGGAATCTGTGACCCATCATATCCGCAGGCTCAACCAGCAACCTTCCCAGGGACTGGGGCCCAGAGGCTATGACCCCAACCGATACCGCCTGCATTTTGAACGGGACAGTccagaggaggtggagaggagaaagagagcagCCAGAGAGCAAGTGTTGCAGCCTGTCAATGCTGAAGTGCTGGAGTTGGATATTCGGGAAGTGTATCAGCCTGGCTCAGTCCTGGACTTTCCCAGGCGGCCTCCTTGGAGCTATGACATGTCCAAGGAACAACTAATGAGCCAAGAGGAGCGGAGCTTCCAGGAATACCTTCGGAAGATACATGGGGCATACACTTCGGAGAAACTCAGCTACTTTGAACACAAtctggagacatggaggcagcTGTGGAGGGTGTTAGAGATGTCTGACATCGTCTTGCTCATTACTGACATCCGACATCCGGTGGTGAACTTCCCACCAGCACTTTATGAGTATGTAACTGGAGAACTAGGGCTGGCCCTGGTGCTGGTCTTGAACAAGGTGGACCTGGCCCCGCCAGCTCTTGTGGTTGCCTGGAAGCATTATTTCCACCAGCACTACCCCCAGCTCCACATCGTCCTGTTCACCTCTTTCCCCCGGGACACTCGAACCCCACAGGAGCCTGGTAGTGTCTTGAAGAAGAAGCGGAGACCAGGGAGAGGATGGACTCGCGCACTGGGGCCAGAGCAGTTGCTGAAAGCCTGTGAAGCCATCACTATGGGAAAAGTGGACTTGAGCAGCTGGCGAGAGAAGATTGCTAGGGACCTGGCTGGGGAGTCCTGGGGTAATGTCTCtggtgagaaagaggaggaggaagaccagCCAACAGTACTGGTAGAGCAGCAGACTGACTCAGCAATGGAGCCCACGGGCCCCTCCAGAGAGCGCTACAAGGATGGGGTGGTGACCATTGGCTGTGTAGGTTTCCCCAATGTGGGGAAGTCCTCACTGATCAATGGGCTAGTGGGGCGGAAGGTG GCAGCTGCAGGTTCTGGCTGGAATCTACCCTATTGCCCAGATCCAGGAGCCCTACACTTCTGTGGGCTACCTGGCTTCCAGAATCCCTGTGCAGGCCCTGCTGCACCTGCGCCACCCAGAGGCAGAGGACCCTTCAGCTGA